GCCCAGCAGGGCCGTTTCATCGTTGATGGCTTCAGCCAGCGAGCGGTTGGCACTGCTCAGCGGGTGACGGCGACGGGTTTCCGAGAAGCGCTTGAGCAGGGTCTCTTCATCGGCATCCAGATACAGAACGTCGCATTGGATGTGCCGGTTGCGGACTTCCTCGAGCAACTCCGGAAAACGCGAAAGGTGGCTTGGCAGGTTGCGCGCATCGATCGATACCGCGACCAGTGGCTGAGACAGTTCCGTATGAATCAGTGCGCGTTCCGCCAGTTCCGGCAGCAGGCCCGCCGGCAGATTGTCGATGCAGTAGTAGCCGTTGTCCTCAAGGACATCCAGGGCCGTGCTTTTGCCCGAGCCGGAGCGGCCACTGACGATGATCAAGCGCATGTTTAGTGCCCGTTTTGCTCGTCCAGGACAACCTGATACAAGGCTTCGTTGGTGGTGGCGCGACGCAGCTTTTCGCGTACTTCCTTGCGATCGAGCATGCTGGCGATCTGGCGCAGCAGTTCCAGGTGTGCATCGGTGGCAGCTTCCGGGACCAGCAGCACGAACAGCAGGTCCACCGGTGCGCCATCGATGGCATCGAAATCGATAGGTGCTTCAAGGTGCATCAAGGCACTGATGGGCGATTCACAGCCCTTGAGGCGGCAATGGGGGATGGCGATGCCGTTGCCAAAACCGGTCGAACCGAGTTTTTCACGGGCAATCAGCGCCTCGAAGACATCTTGCATCTCCAGATCCGGTTTCTCCCGGGCGATCAGGTTGGCAATTTGTTCGAGGGCTTTCTT
This genomic window from Pseudomonas kribbensis contains:
- the ptsN gene encoding PTS IIA-like nitrogen regulatory protein PtsN; amino-acid sequence: MIRLESILTPGRSLVNVPGGSKKKALEQIANLIAREKPDLEMQDVFEALIAREKLGSTGFGNGIAIPHCRLKGCESPISALMHLEAPIDFDAIDGAPVDLLFVLLVPEAATDAHLELLRQIASMLDRKEVREKLRRATTNEALYQVVLDEQNGH